The sequence TAGATTTTTAGTTGCAGGCATGGGAGATGGGCTTGCCACATTTATCGAAGCTCGTGCAAACTTTCAATCTGCTTCTCCAAACTATGTTGGCAAAGGCTATAGTGCCACAGTTGCAGTACGTGCAATCGCTCAGGCATGTCATGAAACAATTTTAAACAAAGGCATCAGTGCCAAACTTGCTGCAGAAGCAGGATTATGTACCCAAGATTTTGAAGATGTTGTCGAGGCAAATACATTGCTATCTGGTTTAGGAGTTCAAAATTCCAGTTGTGCAGGTGCTCATTCCATTGCAGAAGGAATTACCATCTTACCTGAATGCGCTAAACTTCTTCATGGTGAAGTTGTAGCCTTTGGAATTTTGGTTCAACTAGTTATTGAAGGTCGTTGCAAAGATGAAATTAAGGAAATGTATGATTTCTTCAATGCAGTAGGTCTTCCATCAACATTTGAAATGCTAGGAATTTCAGACGCAACATCTGCAGATATAATGAAGGTTGCACAAGAATCCTTAAAATCGTATTGGGACACCGAACCTTTTGCTATAACCGCCCAAATGGTTTATGATGCGATTATGATGGCTAATATTTTGGGCAAAGAGTTTCAAAAATAGATTGTTTTATATCTCATAATTAGTAAACACAAATAGAAAACGTTTACATTTAAAAAAATGATTATGTCATCTTTGTAAATTATGAGGGGGGGAAATAAAATGTTTGATTGGTTTTTAGCAGGTTTTAATGCCTTTATTGATCTTGGCGCTGCGGTTATGATGCCTATCATATTCTTTATATTAGGCCTTATAGTCAAAGTTAAACCATCAACAGCATTAAAATCCGGACTTCTTATGGGGGTTGGCTTTGAAGGAATTGGCGTAATGGTTGGTTTAATGTTGGATGGTTTGAGTCCAGCAGCAAATGCAATTGTCGACCGTTTAGGATTAAATCTAACAGTAGTAGATGTTGGTTGGCCAGTAGCTGCACAAATAGGCTGGGGAACCGCCATAGTTCCATTTGCAGTAATCGGAGCTATTGTAATTAACATTATATTTTTGGCATTTAAATGGACTCGTGTTGTCAATATAGATTTATATAACTTTAATCACTTTATGATTATAGGCGCTATTATTTACGCAGGCACTGGAAATTTACTTGCAGGTATAGTATGTTGTCTTGTAGTTTCAACATTAGCTCTGATTTTAGGAGATAAGGTTGCAGATAAAATAGTTGAAGATACCGGCGTCGAAAATGTTACTTATGTAAATGCTTTTGCCGGAATGCAAGTTCCCGTTGCAATGGCCGTTAATAAAATAATTGAAAAAATTCCCAAAGTTCGCGATATAAACATGAGTTCTGCAGCTATTAATAAAAGATTTGGAATCGTCGGAGAACCGATTGCATTAGGATTAATAATGGGTGTCATTCTAGGTATTGGTGCAGGATTTGACATAAACACTATCCTTCAGCTTTCTATTAAGATATCTGCTGCGATGGTATTGCTACCTAAAATGGTAGGTATTTTAGTAGAAGGATTAGAGCCCATCAAAGAGGCCATGAAAGAAATGCTCAAGAAGAAAATGCCTGATAGAGATATTTTTTTAGCACTCGATGTTGGCATGATGATTACTGACGAAACTTTAGCAGTTGGTATTTTATTGATTCCAGTAGCATTATTACTTGCTGTTATTCTTCCGGGAAATAAAGTATTGCCACTTGTAGATTTGTCCTCATTATTCTGGTTTGTAGTAATGATTAAACCCTTCTGTAAGGGAAATATGTTTAGAATGTTTATTACCGGTTGCGTAATCCTGGTAATTTCATTATATGTTGCAGGAGATATCGCACCTATGTATACTTTAGCAGCGGAAATGGCTGGAACTCATATGCCAGAAGGTGCATCAGCTGTAACAAATTTGATCACAGGTGCAACATCTATAGTTGCCTGGATAGTCACTAAAATTGGTTTATTATTTTAATTTGTATATTGAAAGGAGCCTAAAATTATGATGAATCCAAGAGAGAATATGTTAAGAGCAATTAAAAACGATAGACCTGAATATGTTCCAAATGCACTTGAACATCTTATTGAAGTTAAATGTCCTACCTGTGAAAGACCCATTAAAGCTGGTTTTGATATTTGGGGCGTTGAATGGGCTTATGATCCACACGCAGAAGGTGGCACGTATGTCGCACATGGTTCTAAAATTATTCATAATATTGACAATTGGCGTGCAGAACTCAAAATTCCTGATTTAGATAAAGATGTCGATTGGAGCTATATTACCCAAAATTGGGGTGAATTTCCGCTCGATGTTGCTTCTATCGACTACGAAAACAATGTTGTAATGGGCCTTGTAGAAATGGGTGTATTCGAAAGATTGTATTTACTGTTTGGAATGGAAGAAGCTTTAATGAACTTTATTACTCACCCAGAAGAAATGGCAAAAATTGCAGAAGTTATAGCCGATTACAAAATCAAGGTTATACAGAGATTTGCTAAAGAAATCAAACTAGATATGATTTGGTATGGCGATGACTGGGGTACGCAAAATAATTTATTTATGCCTCCAGAGACTTGGAGACAATGCATTAAGCCTGCTACTAAACGTATTTATGATGCTATTCATGACTTAGGTTTAATTGTAAACCAACATTCTTGTGGCAACATTGCAAAAATCTTCGACGATATGGTAGACATGGGCGCAGATGTATGGAATATGTGCCAACCTTGTAACGATCTAGGTAAACTTAAGCAGCAATTAGGTGATAGAAAGTTCTGCTTCTCTGGTGGGCTCGATAGTCAATTTGTGCTTAATAAGCCTGGTGCAACTCCAGATGATGTGAGGGCAGAAGTTCGATTGCGTATGAAACAATTAAAGGGTACTAATGGCGGATATATTGCAGGTCCTAGTCACGAAGTTCCATATGCCAAAGAAATGCTTGACGCTATGTTTGATGAGCTTGACAAAACTAAATTTTATGATTATACAAAATAAAACAGAAATAGGAGTAATAAAATGAAATTAACAATCCAAGAACTAGCCAAAATGATTGATCATACAATATTAGCTGCATATGCGACAGATGATATGTTAAAAGAACACTGTGAAATTGCTAAGCAATATAACTTTAAAACAGTTGCTATTAACAATGCCCCTGTGTCTCTTTGCAAAAAATTTTTAGAAGGTACAGATGTGCTTTGCGATGCTGCAGTAAGTTTTCCTCTTGGTCAATGTACAATCGAGACCAAAGTATTTGAAACAATTGATATTATCGAAAAAGGTGCTGGCGAAGTCGATTACGTGGTAAATATAGGAAAAATCAAGTCAGGAGATTGGGCCTATATAGAAGATGAAATGCAAAGAATTGTTACAGAATGTAATAAAAGAAATGTTACCAGCAAAGTTATATTCGAAACTTGCTATTTAACCGATGATGAAAAAAGAAAACTTTGTGAAGTCGCGCTTAAAGTTAAACCTACTTTTATTAAAACCTCTACCGGCTTTGGTACAGGAGGTGCAACAATAGAAGATATCAAGCTTATGAAAGAATGTGTTGGAGATAACCTTAAAATTAAGGCATCTGGTGGAGTTCGTACTACCGAGCAAGCACTTGCTATGATTGAAGCTGGTGCAAGCAGAATTGGAACTAGCAATGGTGTTGCTATCGTGGATGGATATAAAGACATGCAATAATTATTTACGACGCTATGTATTTTATTCTTAGGAGTAAAATACATAGTTATTGCTACTTAATTCGAAAGGGGTAAATACATTGATATGCTTAAAAATGCTAGATATTACAAAGGAATATCCTGGAGTTAAAGCGTTAAAAGGTGTGCAATTTAAATTGCGTAAAGGTAGTGTGCATGCATTGATGGGCGAAAATGGCGCTGGAAAATCCACTCTTATGAAAATTTTATGTGGTGTAGAAACTCCTACAGAAGGTAAAATCATTTTAGATGGAAAAGAAGTTGTGATCACTGATGTTAAAACGGGAATAGATCTTGGTATTTCCATGATACATCAAGAATTATCTCCTGTATTAGAAATGACTGTTGCAGAAAATATTTTCCTAGGTCGAGAAATCACCAAAGGATTTCCAAAACGAGTTGATCATAAAACAATGAACCAGCATGCAAAAACATTATTAAAAACACAGGTTGGGATAGATCTTGACCCTACTCGCAAAATGAAACAATTGAGTGTTGCCCAAATGCAAATGGTTGAGATCGTTAAAGCTATTTCTCAGCAAGCAAATATTATTATCATGGATGAGCCAACATCATCAATTACCGAATTAGAAGTAAAAAAACTATTTGCATTAATTCGTAAACTAACTGCCGAGGGCAGATCTATTATCTACATATCACATAAAATGGAAGAAATTTTTCAAATATCAGACGAAATCACTGTCTTTAGAGATGGAGAATACATTGGTACAGATTTAAGCGCTAATTTAAATGATGCTAAATTAATTAAGATGATGGTTGGTCGTGAATTAAATGAAATTTATCCCAAAGAAGAAATCCCTCTCACAGACGTTATATTGCAAACAAAAAATTTATCTAAAGCAGGTAAATTTCAAGACATTTCATTTTCACTAAAACGAGGTGAAATTTTAGGATTTGCAGGACTTGTCGGTGCAGGTAGAACAGAGTTAGCAGAAGCTATATTTGGATTTTGTCCTGCAGATAGTGGAGAAATTTTGATTAACGATAATCTAACTATCATTAATAGTCCAGCAGATGCGATCAAACACAAAATAGCATTTATTTCTGAAGATCGAAAACAAATCGGTCTAAATTTAATTGCTTCTATCAAAGACAATATAACATTGGCAAATTTAGAAAAATACTGTGCTGCAAGTATTGTCATCAACAAGCGATTGGAACGTCAGATAACCAAAGAATATTCCAAAAAACTTAACATTAAAATGACTTCTATTGATATGGCAGTGAGCAAATTAAGCGGAGGTAATCAGCAAAAGGTTATTTTAGCAAAATGGATTTCCTGTAACCCAGATATAATTATCTTAGATGAGCCCACTCGTGGAATTGATATTGGTGCAAAAGCAGAAATTTATAAAATTATGGTTGAGCTTGCCAAAGAAGGTAAGGCTATTATTATGATTACCTCTGAATTACCAGAAGCAATAGGAATGAGTGATAGAATCATTGTTTTGGCTAATGGAAAAGCAACAGGCGTATTTAATCGAGATGAGTTTGACCAAGAAAAAATATTGATGTGTGCATCCGGGTTGCGAAAGGAGGAAATTTAATGTTAAAAGTTGCTTTTTCTAAAAATCATAAAATTTTTCTGGAAAAATACGGAATTTTAATTGCATTTTTAGCTTTATTTATCGTTATGGCTGCTATGCGTCCTCATACTTTTTTAACTATTAATAATCAATTAAATATCGTTAGACAAGTATCTATTAACGGAATTATGGCAATTGGTATGACGTTTGTAATTATCACAGGAGGGATTGATCTAAGTGTAGGCTCAATGCTTGCTTATGCATCGATTGTCGCCTGCAGATTTGCACATCCTGGAGAATATCCGATTATAGTTCCTATAGTAATTGCATTGGTAATTGGTTCATTTTTGGGCAGTATCAATGGCATAATTATCGCGAAAGGCAAAGTTGCCCCCTTTATCGCAACACTTGGAATGATGACTGTGGCAAGAGGATTAACCCAACTTTTCAATGGAGGCAGACCCATAAATAATTTATCTGATACATTTAATTTTATTGGTGGGGGAAGTGTTGGAGGCATTCCACTTCCAGTAATTATATTTGTATGCGTTATTGCATTAGGATGGTTTCTGTTACATCACACTCGCTTTGGCAGATATGTATATGCCATTGGAGGTAACGAAACTACAGCCAAAGTTTCCGGAATTAACGTTAATAAAATTTATATTCTTGTATATACATTGATGGGACTATTATCAGCCTTATCAGGCATTGTACTATCAGCAAGAGTTGAAACTGCAACTGTTATTGCGGGAACAGGATATGAACTCGATGCCATTGCAGCAGTAATTATTGGGGGTACCAGTGCAGCTGGGGGCAAAGGTACAATATTTGGTACAATAATTGGAGTTTTAATTATGGGAGTTCTTAGTAATGGACTCGATTTAATAGGAGTTTCATCTTATTATCAACAAATTATTAAAGGTATTATCATAGTAGGTGCTGTTTTATTAGATAAGAAAAAGTAAATATTATGTATGAGAGGAGACCTGTATGTTAAATAAATTTTTTAAAATAGCAATATTATCAGGAACTTTAATTTGCTTAGCAACTGGATGTGCAGCTGGAGCAGATGACGGCACATTAACAATTGGATACATGAGTACAAATTTATCAAATGAATATCAAGTCACAATGTTAGATGGTGCTGAAGCAAAAGCAGCAGAACTTAACATCAAATTAATTACTCAAGATGGGCAAGGAGATGCTGCAAAACAGCTTAGTCAAATGGAGCAACTAATTTCACAACAAGTAGACGCCATAGTTATGGCCCCTTATGATAAAGATGCCTGCGCACCAGCTGTAACTAAAGCAAAAGAATCTGGAATACCACTTGTTATAGTTGATTCTACAGTTAATAATATTGAAGAGGCAGTTGCATTCGTTGGTGCAGATGAAACTGTTGTGGGAAATTTGGCAATGTCGACATTAGCCGAAGCAATTGGAAAATCTGGAGATATTATGATGATTCGCGGTCCTATTGGAAACTCCGCAGAAATGGGAAGAAGTACTGGAGCTTTAGCGGCATTGGATAAATATCCAAATGTAAACTTAGCAATTGATGAACCTGCTGATTGGGATAGAGAAAAAGCAATGAAACTTATGGAAAATAAACTTCATGGAGACTTTGATATTGTTGGCGTCTTAGCTCAAAATGATGAAATGGCAATAGGTGCACAAAAAGCCATTGAAGCAGTTGGAAAGCAAAACGAAATTAAGGTTATTGGCATAGATGCTATCCCTGATGCATTAACAGCAGTTGAGGAAGGCAAATTAATTGCAACAATCTACTCAAGCCCAGAGCTAAAAGCTGAAATAGCCTTAGAGGTTGCTGTTGCCGCAGCAAATGGTGAATCTGTTGAGAGCGAATACTTCGCTGAATTTGTGCTTATTAACAAAGATAATGTAGCTAATTACAAATAACATTTAATTGAAGGAGTGAAACAATGTCAACAGAAAGTAATTCACCTGTATCAATGAAAGAGTATGTGGGATATTTTTGTTATGGATTTGGACAATGCTTTAACTATGGATTGGTAGGAACATTTATTTTATTTTTTTATACTGATATTTTAGGAATTTCAGCAGCGGCAGCGAGCATAATCTTCTTAATTGCACGTGTATGGGACGCTGCAAATGATCCAATTTGTGCTGGTATTATGGATATGCGTACAACTAAAGAAGGTAAATTTAAAGGCTATTTAAAAATAGTACCCATATTTGTTGCAGTATCTACTGCTATATGTTTTGTTGCACCAGATATTTCCATCCAAGGAAAAGTCCTCTATGCTGGTATTACATACATTCTTTGGGGAACTGTATACACAGTTTCAGATATTCCATTTTGGTCTGCATCAACTGTGATTTCCGGAAGCACTCGCGAAAAAGCTAACCTTGCATGTTCAGCTAATATCGGAGTAGCAGGTGGAATCGGTATGTCCAGTATTTTGATCCCCTTATTTTTGCAAGTATTCGAAAGCCAATCTAATCCATATATATTTGCAGTTGGAATTTTTGCAGCTATTGGATTTATATTTATGATGTATGGATACACTACAATCAAAGAACGCGTAGTCCATCATTCAAACGAAAAAGTTACAGCTAAAGATGTTATCAATGTTTTAAAAATTAACAAGCCTTTATTTATTATTCTAGCAGTATTTATATTTAAATTTTGCTATGATGTAGTTCAAAGTATTATCATTTACTTCTTTACTTATAACCTCGGTGCACCTACAATGATGACAGCTTTTGGCATTATTGGTACAGTTAGTGCGTTAGGAATAGTTGTATTGCCCTTACTTACCAAGAAATTTCGCAAAAAAGATATTTTTATAGGAGTTTGCGCATTAGATATTATTTTGAGGGCTGCCTGGTTTTTCATTGGGTATGAGAATATAACTATTGTTATGATAATTTTATCCGTTACAGCATTTTTAAATGCCTTAACAATTCCTTGTGTATCAATGATGCTACAAGAGACTATTGAATATGGCGAAGTTAAAACTGGCAATCGTTGCGAAGCAATTGCATTTAGTGGGCAAACATTTACTGGTAAATTAGCCGTTGCATTTGCAGGGGCAGGTACAGGACTTCTTTTAACCATTATTGGATATAATCCTGGAGGCACCCAAACAGCTTCAACACTTTCTGGTATTTTCATGGCAATTTGCATTGTTCCTGCAATTGGTTCATTATGCAGACTATTGCTTTTGCTTAAGTATGATTATACTGAAGATAAACACGAAGCGGATGTTGAATATCTTAAAAGCATCGGTAAAGCTTATTAAATTTTTTAAGGATATAGGGTGCATTTGTGCTCTATATTTTTTATGCCGTTGACAGTGTCATCTAGCGTATAGTATTATAAATATGCAATTAATATTGATAATAAGGAGAGAATTATGGCAAATATAATTATATCACCATCAAAATATGTCCAAGGTAAAAATGAAATGGCACAACTAGGTTCATATGTAAAAGATTATGGCAAAAAATCATTAATTTTGATTAGTGAATCGGGCATAAAACGCTTTATGGCTGTTATAGAAAAAACGCTCCTAGACCAAGATATTACTCCTATATTTGAAACATTTAAGGGAGAATCTAGCAAAAACGAAATCAATAGACTTCAAGAACTTTTCGATAAAAACAATTGCGATAATGTCATTGGTGTTGGTGGCGGAAAAATTCTGGATACCGCAAAAGCAGTAGCATACTATAAAAAATGTCCAATAATCATTCTTCCTACCGTCGCTTCTACTGATGCTCCATGTAGCGCGCTTACTGTTATATACTCTGACCAAGGTGTTTTTGAAGAGTATCTATTTTTGCCACAAAATCCAAATTTAGTTTTAGTTGATACTCAAGTAATTACTGATGCTCCAGCAAGACTTTTAATTTCGGGAATGGGAGATGCGTTAGCCACATACTTTGAGGCAAGGGCCTGCAAAATTTCTGGTGCTACATCTTGTGCCGGAGGCGAATCCACTCTTGCAGCTCAAGGTATTGGCAAATTATGTTATGAAACATTAATAAATTATGGTTATAAAGCCAAAATTGCTATTGAACAAAAAATTTGTACTAAAGCAGTTGAAAACATTATAGAAGCAAATACTCTTCTTTCGGGAATTGGATTTGAAAGTGGCGGACTTGCTGCAGCACATGCAATTCACAACGGCTTTACCGTAATGGAGGAATGCCACAATATGTATCATGGTGAAAAAGTTGCTTTTGGTACAATAGTACAATTGGTATTAGAAGATGCTCCAGAACTTTCTGATGTAATCAATTTCTGTAAATCTGTCGGTCTTCCTACTACATTAAAGCAATTAGGCATCAAAAAAATTAATCCTAACAAAATCAAACAAGTTGCGCAAGCAGCAACGGCTTCAACAGAAACTATACACAACTTGCCATTTAAAGTAACTGCCGACGATGTGTATGGTGCAATTTTAATTACAGATGCATTAGGTCAATAATCCGCCAATCTCCCTTAATTGAAAAAGGGAGAAACATATTATTATTGATATTCTTTTTGTTCAACTTTGATTTCCGCTTGAGATTTTATCTCTAATTCAGCTACATTGGTCGCCTGAATGTCTATAGCAATACTATTACAAACCGGAAAACTAAATCCCTCTTCTTCTGATTGCAATACTCCTGCATATTTTTTTCGTCTCAGCATATAAAACACCTCCATATAATAATTATATTACCCAAATTGTTAATATTTAATCCGTTGTAAAATTTCCAGTTATTATCTCCTTGAAAAATTTTGTTAACTATAGTATAAAAAAGATATTACAATTCATCTATTTTACGTTATGAAAGGGTCAATTAAATGGCAAAAGTTATATTAGGTATCGATAGACTTGCAGAATTTATGTATTTATTTGACAATAAGCGAGTTGGGCTCATTACAAATCCAACAGGAATAAATAGTGATTTTATATCCACAATTGATTTATTTGCACAATATACAAATTTAACAGCATTATACTCTCCAGAACATGGTGTTCGCGGAAATATTCAAGCGGGTCAAAAAGTTGAATCTTATATTGATGCTAAAACTGGTACCAAAGTATGGACTTTATATGGCAAAAATAAAAAACCAACTCAGGATATGCTTATAGATGTTGATATATTAGTTTATGATATTCAAGATGTTGGATCACGACTTTATACCTACTTGTATACATTAGCTTATTGTATGCAAGCATGCAAAGAATGGGGCAAAGAAATAATAGTATTTGACAGACCTAACCCCGTAGGCGGTTCTGCAGTGGAAGGAAATTTAGTTCACAAAGAATTTAGATCATTTATCGGACTATATCCTATTCCTTATAGATATGGACTTACAATTGGCGAAATAGCTCTGTATTTTAATTCAGAATTTAATATTAATACCCAATTAACCGTAGTAAAAATGAAAAATTGGACACGCGATATGTACTATGATAACACCGGATTAAATTGGATTATGCCCTCCCCCAATATGCCTACTCTCAATACTGCTCTATTATATAATGCCACCTGCATATTTGAAGGAACTAATATTTCTGAGGGACGTGGCACTACCATTCCATTTGAACTCGTTGGAGCCCCTTGGCTCAATGCAGAAGAACTAGCCATTGCTTTAAATGAAAAATCGTTACCAGGTATATATTTTAGACCTATATATTTTACACCTACCTTTTCCAAGTATGAAAACCAATTATGTCAAGGGGTACAGCTTCATATTATCAATCGTGATGAAATTCAACCTATAAAAATTGCATTATATTTATTAAAAGAAATTCGTCAGCGCAATTCAGATAAATTTAAATTTGCTGCACCATATACAGCAACTGGAAAACCAATGATTGATTATAACACAGGGACCGATACAGTGCGCACATCAGATTTTAATCCCGAAGCATTATATATCAAATGGGAATCTGAAAATAAACAATATAAAAAAGATAAATCTAAATATCATCTATACTAATATACACCTATCTTAGAAGGGACAGATATTATGACATTAAAGCAAAAAGTTGGGCAATTATTTATAGTAGGTTTTGATGATACAAAAATAAATTCGCATATCGAAAATTTGATTAAGGATTTTAATGTAGGAAATGTAATTTTATTTGAACGCAATTGCAAAACTCCAGAACAAATCTTAAAGCTCATCCAAAATTTACAAAAATTAGCTATAAAATATAATGGAGTTCCCATGTTTATTGGAATTGATCAAGAAAATGGAATGGTTACACGCATAGGAGAGGGGGTATGTACTTTTCCTGGCAATATGGCACAAGCCAATGGAGCAACCGAAGAAGAAATCTATCAAGTTGCAAAGTATACTGGAGAAATGTTAGAAGCACTTGGAATTAATTATAATTTGGCACCTAGCTTAGATATCAATAATAATCCGAATAATCCAATAATAGGCATTAGAAGTTTTGGTGAAAATCCAGAAACAGTCACTAATATGGGACTAGCCTGTATAAAAGGATTTCAAGACGCAGGTATAATTTCAACAGCAAAACATTTTCCAGGTCATGGCGATACTGCCATCGATTCTCATTTAACTTTGCCTTGTATTCCACATAGCAAAGAACGACTAGAAAAAGTGGAATTATATCCATTTAAAGCTGCAATCGATGCTGGAGTTAAAAGTATTATGACTGCTCATATAATTTTTCCAGCTTATGAACCGGTATATCCTGCCACACTTTCACCACTGGTATTAACTAATTTGCTACGACAAGATTTAGGATTCCATAATTTAATTATCACAGATTGTATGGAAATGAAAGCCATCAGTGACACATATACTACTCAACAAGCTAGTGTTATGGCAATAGCGGCTGGCGCAGATATAGTGTGTATAAGTCATACAGAAAAATTACAAAGAGAAGCTCTCGAAGAAACCTTAATACAAGCCGAACAAAATATGAAACTACAAGCTAAAATCGATACTGCGGCTGATCGTATTTTGTCAATCAAGAAAGTTCTGAATGTTGACGAATATCTAAAACGTAATATCGCAGACATTGCCAACAAGCTTAACCCACCTGCTGCTATAAAATTGGCAAAAAAAATTAGCAAAAATGCCATAAAAGTAATCGAACAGGGAATCTCATTACCTATAGATCCAGGAAAATTACTAATAATTGCACCTGATTCCAGAGGATTAACCGGAGTAGATGGTCTATGGTATATTCCAAACTTTGCTTCATATGCTGCTGAACACGTGATAGCAGATTCAATCAAGCTAGAATCCGATCTTTCCATAAAGTCAATAAATGAGATTATTCAAAAGAGTCAAATTTATGATACTATAATCCTGTGTTTATATAACGCACAGTTTATGCATTCTCAAATAGAGCTTGCCAATAAACTCCTTGCCGAGCACAATCAAGTAATTTGCATTGCCATGCGTAATCCATATGATATTAATTTACTAAAAAATCCACAAACAACGGTGCAAGTATTTGAATATACACCATTATCTATGGATAGTTTACTTAAAATATTATTTAAAGTTTTTGTGGCTTAAACTTTGTTGTCAAATTGTATAAACTTTCAGAGTTTGCGGCAAGCTCTTCACTAATTGCTGCGCTTTCTTGACTTGTCGAAACATTCGTATTTACGACATCCATTATATCTGCCATACTTTTATTCATATCATCAACAGTTACCACTTGAGTAGTAGCTATTTGATACAACTCTTTAATTAAATTTGTAATTTGATTTGAGCTATCCGAAATTTTTACAAATGCTTTTTCGGTAGTATGTGCAAGTGATTCACTTTCTTTGATATTATTAACTGTATTTTCAATCAAACCAGTCGTATCTTTTGCGGCTTGAGTCGATTTCTGAGCTAAACTTCGAACCTCTTCAGCTACAACAGAGAACCCTTTGCCGGCTTCACCAGCTCTAGCCGCTTCAATTGCTGCATTTAAAGCAAGAATATTGGTCTGAAATGCAATGTCATCAATAGTTTTAATAATTTCTTGAATATCTTTTGAATCCACAGAAATTTTATTAATTGCATTAAGCATTCCTGCCATTTTATTAGAAC is a genomic window of Candidatus Epulonipiscium viviparus containing:
- a CDS encoding MFS transporter translates to MSTESNSPVSMKEYVGYFCYGFGQCFNYGLVGTFILFFYTDILGISAAAASIIFLIARVWDAANDPICAGIMDMRTTKEGKFKGYLKIVPIFVAVSTAICFVAPDISIQGKVLYAGITYILWGTVYTVSDIPFWSASTVISGSTREKANLACSANIGVAGGIGMSSILIPLFLQVFESQSNPYIFAVGIFAAIGFIFMMYGYTTIKERVVHHSNEKVTAKDVINVLKINKPLFIILAVFIFKFCYDVVQSIIIYFFTYNLGAPTMMTAFGIIGTVSALGIVVLPLLTKKFRKKDIFIGVCALDIILRAAWFFIGYENITIVMIILSVTAFLNALTIPCVSMMLQETIEYGEVKTGNRCEAIAFSGQTFTGKLAVAFAGAGTGLLLTIIGYNPGGTQTASTLSGIFMAICIVPAIGSLCRLLLLLKYDYTEDKHEADVEYLKSIGKAY
- a CDS encoding glycerol dehydrogenase; protein product: MANIIISPSKYVQGKNEMAQLGSYVKDYGKKSLILISESGIKRFMAVIEKTLLDQDITPIFETFKGESSKNEINRLQELFDKNNCDNVIGVGGGKILDTAKAVAYYKKCPIIILPTVASTDAPCSALTVIYSDQGVFEEYLFLPQNPNLVLVDTQVITDAPARLLISGMGDALATYFEARACKISGATSCAGGESTLAAQGIGKLCYETLINYGYKAKIAIEQKICTKAVENIIEANTLLSGIGFESGGLAAAHAIHNGFTVMEECHNMYHGEKVAFGTIVQLVLEDAPELSDVINFCKSVGLPTTLKQLGIKKINPNKIKQVAQAATASTETIHNLPFKVTADDVYGAILITDALGQ
- a CDS encoding substrate-binding domain-containing protein yields the protein MLNKFFKIAILSGTLICLATGCAAGADDGTLTIGYMSTNLSNEYQVTMLDGAEAKAAELNIKLITQDGQGDAAKQLSQMEQLISQQVDAIVMAPYDKDACAPAVTKAKESGIPLVIVDSTVNNIEEAVAFVGADETVVGNLAMSTLAEAIGKSGDIMMIRGPIGNSAEMGRSTGALAALDKYPNVNLAIDEPADWDREKAMKLMENKLHGDFDIVGVLAQNDEMAIGAQKAIEAVGKQNEIKVIGIDAIPDALTAVEEGKLIATIYSSPELKAEIALEVAVAAANGESVESEYFAEFVLINKDNVANYK
- a CDS encoding glycoside hydrolase family 3 protein, with translation MTLKQKVGQLFIVGFDDTKINSHIENLIKDFNVGNVILFERNCKTPEQILKLIQNLQKLAIKYNGVPMFIGIDQENGMVTRIGEGVCTFPGNMAQANGATEEEIYQVAKYTGEMLEALGINYNLAPSLDINNNPNNPIIGIRSFGENPETVTNMGLACIKGFQDAGIISTAKHFPGHGDTAIDSHLTLPCIPHSKERLEKVELYPFKAAIDAGVKSIMTAHIIFPAYEPVYPATLSPLVLTNLLRQDLGFHNLIITDCMEMKAISDTYTTQQASVMAIAAGADIVCISHTEKLQREALEETLIQAEQNMKLQAKIDTAADRILSIKKVLNVDEYLKRNIADIANKLNPPAAIKLAKKISKNAIKVIEQGISLPIDPGKLLIIAPDSRGLTGVDGLWYIPNFASYAAEHVIADSIKLESDLSIKSINEIIQKSQIYDTIILCLYNAQFMHSQIELANKLLAEHNQVICIAMRNPYDINLLKNPQTTVQVFEYTPLSMDSLLKILFKVFVA
- a CDS encoding DUF1343 domain-containing protein; amino-acid sequence: MAKVILGIDRLAEFMYLFDNKRVGLITNPTGINSDFISTIDLFAQYTNLTALYSPEHGVRGNIQAGQKVESYIDAKTGTKVWTLYGKNKKPTQDMLIDVDILVYDIQDVGSRLYTYLYTLAYCMQACKEWGKEIIVFDRPNPVGGSAVEGNLVHKEFRSFIGLYPIPYRYGLTIGEIALYFNSEFNINTQLTVVKMKNWTRDMYYDNTGLNWIMPSPNMPTLNTALLYNATCIFEGTNISEGRGTTIPFELVGAPWLNAEELAIALNEKSLPGIYFRPIYFTPTFSKYENQLCQGVQLHIINRDEIQPIKIALYLLKEIRQRNSDKFKFAAPYTATGKPMIDYNTGTDTVRTSDFNPEALYIKWESENKQYKKDKSKYHLY